One segment of Solanum stenotomum isolate F172 chromosome 1, ASM1918654v1, whole genome shotgun sequence DNA contains the following:
- the LOC125869797 gene encoding uncharacterized protein LOC125869797: MEIETAKGSDNLSDEFEEVGPSKRFKGVGYPSPTKESEVHHLSHAATPKGKEKKLKDSLSSEESLQNTEQEAETANERVDVPLKRSVDLPSDVGPSTMTEPKTFECADPDFSDLDKDKEESCFKVGQVWAVYDTLDAMPRFYVIIRKILSPAFKLCITWLEPDPLNEDETKWLSEGLPASCGRFRLGNLEDVEDHPIFSHLVCAINRNSYGAIKIFPQEGETWAIFKDWDMNWCSRHESKKKFNYEFVEVLSDYADAIGVHVAYLVKAKGFTCLFHRAGDPFPVPAMEMLRFSHRVPSFKMTGMERDDVLEGSFELDPASLPPEKVGVSGESIDQRATANFIDSVNSAENLVTSVPNQVPEPEFYRFAAERSPEKFQIGQCWAIYSDEDKLPRYYGQIRKIDLLPEFVLHVAWFYACPLPKSTIQWHDKTMPIGCGLFKFRNTKLNKYTVTNNFSHVVAAELVKRGLYKIFPGKGEVWAVYNNWSPQLNGNNLEDFEYEIVEIVNVSDNSVDVKFLVWVKGFKSVHKPQVEEQEETDGVLKICVSEHLRFSHRIPAFRLTKERRGSLRGFWELDPAGMPLYLPSTD, translated from the coding sequence ATGGAGATTGAAACTGCAAAAGGAAGTGATAATCTAAGTGATGAATTTGAAGAAGTAGGTCCTTCTAAGCGATTTAAGGGGGTTGGATATCCCTCTCCTACTAAGGAATCCGAGGTTCACCATTTGTCTCATGCAGCAACTCCCAAGGGGAAGGAGAAGAAATTGAAGGACAGTTTGTCCTCTGAAGAGAGCTTGCAGAACACAGAGCAGGAAGCGGAGACTGCAAATGAAAGAGTGGATGTACCTTTAAAAAGAAGTGTTGATCTTCCCTCAGATGTAGGGCCTTCTACTATGACTGAGCCAAAAACATTTGAATGTGCAGATCCAGATTTTAGTGATTTGGACAAGGACAAGGAAGAATCTTGCTTTAAGGTTGGGCAAGTATGGGCTGTTTATGATACTCTGGATGCCATGCCTAGATTCTATGTAATCATCAGGAAGATTTTATCTCCTGCATTTAAGTTGTGCATAACTTGGTTAGAGCCGGATCCATTGAATGAAGATGAAACCAAATGGCTATCTGAGGGCCTTCCAGCTTCTTGTGGTAGGTTCAGACTGGGAAACTTAGAAGACGTTGAAGATCATCCTATCTTCTCACATTTGGTATGTGCAATAAATAGAAATAGCTATGGTGCCATAAAGATATTTCCACAGGAAGGAGAAACTTGGGCCATCTTTAAAGATTGGGATATGAACTGGTGTTCTCGTCATGAGAGCAAGAAGAAGTTCAACTATGAGTTTGTTGAGGTCTTGTCAGACTATGCTGATGCTATTGGTGTGCATGTTGCATACTTGGTTAAAGCCAAAGGCTTCACTTGTCTTTTTCATCGAGCAGGAGACCCATTTCCAGTTCCTGCAATGGAGATGCTTAGATTCTCTCATAGAGTTCCTTCTTTTAAGATGACAGGGATGGAGAGGGATGATGTTCTTGAAGGATCCTTTGAACTAGACCCTGCCTCCTTACCTCCTGAAAAAGTAGGCGTTTCTGGTGAATCCATAGACCAAAGAGCGACAGCTAATTTCATTGATTCTGTAAATTCTGCTGAAAACTTGGTTACATCAGTACCTAATCAGGTTCCTGAACCCGAATTTTACAGATTTGCTGCTGAGAGATCACCGGAGAAATTTCAAATTGGTCAATGTTGGGCGATATACAGCGATGAAGATAAATTGCCCCGGTACTATGGGCAGATAAGGAAGATAGATCTTCTCCCTGAGTTTGTGTTGCATGTGGCATGGTTTTATGCGTGTCCACTCCCTAAAAGTACAATACAGTGGCATGATAAAACAATGCCAATTGGTTGTGGACTGTTTAAGTTTCGAAACACTAAGCTAAACAAATATACTGTAACCAACAACTTTTCACATGTAGTAGCAGCAGAACTTGTGAAGAGGGGACTATACAAGATCTTCCCTGGAAAAGGTGAAGTTTGGGCAGTATACAACAACTGGAGTCCTCAGCTGAATGGTAATAATCTAGAAGATTTTGAATATGAGATTGTTGAAATAGTGAATGTTTCTGATAATTCTGTAGACGTGAAGTTCTTGGTGTGGGTAAAAGGCTTCAAGTCTGTCCACAAGCCTCAAGTGGAAGAACAAGAAGAGACTGACGGAGTATTGAAAATATGTGTATCCGAGCATCTCAGGTTTTCTCATCGAATTCCTGCTTTTCGCCTGACAAAAGAGAGACGTGGCAGTTTGCGAGGTTTCTGGGAGCTTGATCCAGCAGGAATGCCTCTGTATTTACCGTCTACAGATTGA